In a single window of the Hirundo rustica isolate bHirRus1 chromosome 7, bHirRus1.pri.v3, whole genome shotgun sequence genome:
- the VWC2L gene encoding von Willebrand factor C domain-containing protein 2-like isoform X2: MEKPGRGMALRIHEAWVLLFVLPALVTPAAINHEDYPADEGDQTSSNDNLIFDDYRGKGCVDDSGFVYKLGERFFPGHSNCPCVCTEDGPVCDQPECPKIHPKCTKVEHNGCCPECKEVKNFCEYHGKNYKILEEFKPSPCEWCRCEPSNEVHCVVADCAVPECVNPVYEPEQCCPVCKNGIPEMARF, from the exons ATGGAGAAGCCGGGGAGGGGGATGGCTCTTCGTATCCATGAAGCCTGGGTACTTCTGTTTGTGCTCCCTGCTTTGGTCACTCCAGCTGCCATCAATCATGAAGACTACCCGGCTGATGAAGGGGACCAGACCTCCAGTAATGACAATCTGATCTTTGATGATTACCGGGGGAAGGGCTGTGTGGATGACAGTGGCTTCGTGTACAAACTGGGAGAACGTTTTTTCCCAGGACATTCCAACTGTCCCTGTGTCTGTACTGAGGATGGACCTGTTTGCGATCAACCAGAATGCCCTAAAATCCACCCAAAGTGCACAAAAGTGGAACACAATGGATGCTGCCCGGAATGCAAAGAAGTGAAAAACTTTTGTGAATATCAtgggaaaaattacaaaatcttGGAGGAGTTTAAG CCCTCGCCATGCGAATGGTGTCGCTGCGAGCCCAGCAATGAAGTTCACTGTGTTGTAGCAGACTGCGCAGTTCCCGAGTGTGTCAACCCAGTCTATGAACCAGAGCAGTGTTGTCCTGTCTGCAAAAATG GAATTCCTGAAATGGccagattttaa
- the VWC2L gene encoding von Willebrand factor C domain-containing protein 2-like isoform X3 has protein sequence MEKPGRGMALRIHEAWVLLFVLPALVTPAAINHEDYPADEGDQTSSNDNLIFDDYRGKGCVDDSGFVYKLGERFFPGHSNCPCVCTEDGPVCDQPECPKIHPKCTKVEHNGCCPECKEVKNFCEYHGKNYKILEEFKVPTASRAPP, from the coding sequence ATGGAGAAGCCGGGGAGGGGGATGGCTCTTCGTATCCATGAAGCCTGGGTACTTCTGTTTGTGCTCCCTGCTTTGGTCACTCCAGCTGCCATCAATCATGAAGACTACCCGGCTGATGAAGGGGACCAGACCTCCAGTAATGACAATCTGATCTTTGATGATTACCGGGGGAAGGGCTGTGTGGATGACAGTGGCTTCGTGTACAAACTGGGAGAACGTTTTTTCCCAGGACATTCCAACTGTCCCTGTGTCTGTACTGAGGATGGACCTGTTTGCGATCAACCAGAATGCCCTAAAATCCACCCAAAGTGCACAAAAGTGGAACACAATGGATGCTGCCCGGAATGCAAAGAAGTGAAAAACTTTTGTGAATATCAtgggaaaaattacaaaatcttGGAGGAGTTTAAG